The following proteins come from a genomic window of Miscanthus floridulus cultivar M001 chromosome 2, ASM1932011v1, whole genome shotgun sequence:
- the LOC136538988 gene encoding NADPH-dependent aldehyde reductase-like protein, chloroplastic, translating to MAVANAENTSSLLPLDGRVALVTGGSRGIGREVSAHLAALGARVMVNYASNSARADELVAELTSRGQKAVAVRADVSDPDAVHALFDRAEEAFGSPPHIVVCCAGVLSDKYPALADTAVDDFDIMFAVNVRGTFLVCREAANRVPANSAGRIVTFSSSIVGTLLPGYAAYTATNAAVEAMTKILAKEVAAKGVTANVVAPGPVRTELFLAGKDEAFLRRVEQQSMGRIAETTDVAPVVAFLASDAAAWVNGQVIRVNGGFV from the coding sequence ATGGCAGTCGCAAACGCCGAGAACACGTCGTCGCTGCTCCCGCTCGACGGCCGCGTCGCGCTCGTCACTGGCGGCTCCCGCGGCATCGGCCGCGAGGTGTCCGCCCACCTCGCCGCCCTCGGCGCACGCGTCATGGTCAACTATGCGTCCAATTCCGCTAGGGCAGATGAGCTCGTCGCGGAGCTCACCTCCCGCGGTCAAAAGGCCGTGGCCGTCCGCGCGGACGTGTCAGACCCGGACGCTGTGCACGCGCTCTTTGACCGCGCCGAGGAGGCGTTCGGGTCCCCGCCGCACATCGTCGTCTGCTGCGCAGGCGTCCTCAGTGACAAGTACCCGGCGCTCGCGGACACTGCCGTCGACGACTTCGACATCATGTTCGCGGTGAACGTGCGCGGGACGTTCCTTGTGTGCCGCGAGGCGGCGAACCGAGTCCCAGCCAACAGCGCCGGCCGCATCGTGACGTTCTCGTCGTCCATTGTGGGCACGCTCCTGCCGGGATACGCGGCGTACACGGCGACTAATGCCGCTGTGGAGGCGATGACGAAGATCCTAGCCAAGGAGGTGGCCGCGAAGGGGGTGACCGCGAACGTGGTCGCGCCGGGGCCCGTGCGCACCGAGCTGTTCTTGGCCGGGAAGGACGAAGCATTCCTGCGGAGGGTGGAGCAGCAGTCCATGGGGCGCATCGCCGAGACGACAGACGTGGCGCCGGTGGTGGCGTTCCTGGCCAGCGACGCCGCGGCTTGGGTGAACGGGCAGGTCATCAGGGTCAACGGCGGTTTCGTCTAA